Proteins from a single region of Fundulus heteroclitus isolate FHET01 chromosome 12, MU-UCD_Fhet_4.1, whole genome shotgun sequence:
- the LOC105928807 gene encoding rasGAP-activating-like protein 1 isoform X4, translating into MGFHSLSFLVMDEDTIGHDDVIGKITLFKEAIGSQAKGLDSWMNLTRVDPDEEVQGEIHLSLELVRDTKKSCLRCKVIEARDLAPRDISGTSDPFGRVIYNNHSAETSIIKKTRFPHWGETLDLELDAEELSEEGTVIVEVWDWDMVGKNDFLGKVEIPFACLHKTPQLEGWFRLLPLRNESEAGGKLGALRLKVRLVEDRILPSTYYQPLIELLVESVISPAEVEDSSALTMLEEVTTVESRQDVAMTLVKIYLGQGLVVPFLDYLNTREVNHTTDPNTLFRSNSLASKAMEQFMKAVGMLYLHEVLKPIINRIFDEKKYIELDPCKIDLNRTRRISFKSGVSEAEVRDYSVEMLQTYLTSIIESIVSSVDQCPSVMRVAFKQLHKRVEEQFTEPENEDVKYLAISGFFFLRFFAPAILTPKLFQLRDQHADTRTSRTLLLLAKALQSVGNLGLQLGHGKEQWMAPLHPIILRSVASVKDFLDKLIDIDHDIVSSVPQRAVFMPSVTVKEGYLHKHKADGPQLLSRFAFKKRYFWLTSETLSYAKTSEWQVRSSIPIQRVCAVERVDENAFQQQNVMQVITQDNDGKLNTMYIQCKNVNELNQWLSAIRKVSIYNERMLPSFHPGVHRSSKWTCCLQADRAVTGCSRTHSAVTLGDWSDPLDPDVETQMIYKQLLQGRDKLRKKYLEMEDADQTSSNKEKRANPDINPDGAECNAQLMKPGQSVAARLLVVIEDLEQAHAAFQLREKEDATTVILNP; encoded by the exons GGCTTGATAGCTGGATGAACCTGACGAGGGTTGACCCCGATGAGGAGGTTCAAGGAGAGATCCACCTGAGCCTGGAGCTCGTCAGAGACACCAAGAAGAGCTGCCTACGGTGCAAGGTCATCGAAGCcag GGACTTGGCCCCGAGAGACATTTCTGGAACGTCGGATCCTTTTGGAAGAGTTATTTACAACAACCACAGTGCGGAGACCTCG ATTATCAAGAAGACCCGTTTCCCTCACTGGGGAGAAACCTTAGACCTGGAGCTGGATGCAGAGGAGCTGAGTGAGGAGGGGACTGTGATCGTGGAGGTCTGGGACTGGGACATGGTGGGCAAGAATGACTTTCTAGGAAAG GTGGAAATCCCTTTTGCCTGTTTGCACAAGACACCTCAGTTAGAGGGCTGGTTTCGTTTGCTGCCCCTGAGAAATGAGTCTGAAGCTGG CGGTAAGCTGGGAGCGCTGCGCCTGAAGGTGCGTCTGGTGGAGGACCGGATCTTGCCGTCCACATACTACCAGCCACTTATTGAACTGCTGGTTGAGTCGGTAATCTCCCCCGCAGAG GTGGAGGACAGTAGTGCCCTGACCATGCTGGAGGAGGTGACTACAGTGGAGAGCAGGCAGGATGTTGCGATGACTCTGGTGAAGATCTATCTGGGGCAAGGCCTGGTGGTGCCGTTCCTCGATTACCTTAATACCAGAGAGGTCAACCACACAA cTGATCCGAACACGTTATTTCGCTCCAACTCACTAGCCTCCAAAGCCATGGAACAATTCATGAAG GCCGTTGGCATGCTGTATCTGCATGAAGTGTTGAAACCCATCATCAATCGCATCTTTGATGAGAAGAAGTACATTGAGCTGGACCCGTGTAAGATTGACCTGAATCGCACAAG ACGGATATCATTTAAGAGTGGCGTGTCGGAGGCAGAGGTTCGGGACTACAGCGTGGAGATGCTGCAGACCTATTTGACCAGCATCATTGAATCTATCGTCAGCTCTGTCGATCAATGTCCTTCGGTCATGAGAGTGGCCTTCAAACAGCTGCACAAGAGAGTGGAGGAACAATTCACAGAGCCTGAGAATGAG GATGTAAAATACCTGGCCATCAGCGGGTTCTTCTTCCTGCGTTTCTTTGCGCCCGCCATCCTGACGCCAAAGCTGTTCCAGCTGAGAGACCAGCACGCCGACACACGTACAAGCAGAACGTTGTTACTACTCGCCAAG GCACTGCAGAGTGTGGGCAACCTGGGCCTTCAGCTGGGTCATGGCAAGGAGCAGTGGATGGCACCTCTTCATCCCATCATCCTCCGCAGCGTGGCCTCTGTCAAGGACTTCCTGGATAAGCTGATCGACATAGATCATGATATCG TGTCTTCGGTACCTCAGAGGGCTGTGTTCATGCCTTCAGTGACAGTGAAGGAGGGATACCTCCACAAACACAAAGCTGACGGACCACAGCTGCTGTCCCGCTTTGCCTTCAAGAAACGCTACTTCTGGTTAACTAGTGAGACCTTGTCCTACGCCAAGACCTCTGAGTGGCAG GTGCGCTCCTCAATACCAATTCAGCGCGTGTGTGCCGTGGAGAGGGTGGATGAGAATGCCTTCCAGCAGCAGAATGTAATGCAGGTCATTACACAAGACAACGACGGGAAGCTGAACACGATGTACATCCAGTGCAAG AATGTGAATGAGCTGAACCAGTGGCTGTCTGCAATAAGGAAAGTCAGCATCTACAATGAGCGCATGCTGCCTTCCTTTCACCCGGGCGTCCATCGCAGCAGCAAGTGGACCTGCTGCCTGCAGGCGGACCGTGCCG TTACAGGCTGCAGCAGGACCCACTCAGCCGTGACTCTGGGCGACTGGAGCGACCCGCTGGATCCCGACGTGGAGACTCAGATGATATACAAGCAGCTGCTCCAGGGCAGAGACAAACTGAG GAAAAAGTACCTGGAGATGGAAGACGCAGATCAGACATCGAGCAACAAGGAGAAGAGGGCAAATCCTGATATTAATCCAG ATGGTGCTGAATGCAACGCTCAGCTGATGAAGCCTGGTCAGAGTGTCGCCGCGCGGCTGCTGGTGGTGATAGAGGATCTGGAGCAGGCTCACGCCGCCTTCCAACTGAGAGAAAAGGAGGACGCCACCACAGTCATTCTGAATCCCTAG